The Candidatus Omnitrophota bacterium genome includes a window with the following:
- a CDS encoding ComEC family competence protein: MRRPFFFLAIFISLVICAANFFISSIPYHQGHVSYFVSNTPRHFAVDGIVTSTPILKYTAFGDTYSFLVKPKLLKIGDKWFPAHGVISMTSYKDIELDYDEEIIFEAEIKAPWPGKKLEGYRAYLNRKGIFALGTIRKKDGLVSQGISGGLSLKRFAYSVKSALKERISETFSRNAGYFLNALLLGDRENISRRWKEIFANTQTIHLLAISGLHVGIISFIVLFILGAAGLPRGPKYITAIILVLFYAIMVGWMPSVARSTIMGAILMGSYVLKKNTDIYNSLGLAACLILIFQPNQLFDMGFILSFGAVLSLIYILPKINHALGIDRIDRKKKRGKFLYYFAVLFSGSLAVWLG; the protein is encoded by the coding sequence ATGAGACGCCCGTTCTTTTTCCTCGCCATCTTTATCTCGCTTGTAATATGTGCCGCCAATTTTTTTATTTCCTCCATACCTTACCACCAGGGGCATGTATCCTATTTTGTTTCCAACACACCGCGTCATTTCGCAGTAGACGGAATAGTGACAAGCACCCCCATTTTAAAATATACCGCATTTGGGGATACTTATTCTTTTCTAGTCAAACCGAAACTGCTTAAGATAGGCGATAAGTGGTTTCCCGCGCACGGCGTTATATCGATGACCTCGTATAAGGATATAGAATTAGATTACGACGAGGAAATAATATTTGAGGCCGAAATAAAAGCGCCTTGGCCCGGAAAGAAGTTGGAGGGATACCGCGCATATCTTAATAGAAAGGGCATCTTTGCCCTCGGGACTATACGGAAAAAAGACGGCCTGGTTTCCCAGGGTATTAGCGGCGGCTTATCTTTAAAACGTTTTGCTTATAGCGTAAAATCGGCGCTGAAGGAGAGGATAAGCGAAACATTCAGCCGCAATGCCGGATATTTTCTGAATGCCCTCCTATTAGGCGACAGGGAAAATATATCCCGAAGGTGGAAGGAGATTTTTGCCAATACTCAGACGATCCACCTTCTCGCGATAAGCGGGCTGCATGTAGGGATAATCTCTTTCATAGTACTTTTTATTTTGGGCGCGGCAGGGTTGCCGCGAGGCCCAAAATATATAACAGCAATTATCCTTGTCTTGTTTTATGCGATCATGGTGGGCTGGATGCCGTCGGTAGCAAGGTCAACGATAATGGGCGCCATTCTTATGGGTTCCTATGTGTTGAAGAAGAACACGGATATCTATAATTCTTTGGGCCTTGCGGCTTGCCTAATACTTATCTTTCAACCGAATCAGTTGTTCGATATGGGATTTATATTATCTTTCGGCGCCGTACTCTCGCTTATTTATATCTTGCCGAAAATAAATCACGCCTTAGGCATTGATAGAATAGACAGAAAAAAGAAGAGAGGAAAATTTCTATACTATTTTGCGGTATTATTTTCCGGTTCTTTAGCCGTATGGCTGGG
- a CDS encoding helix-hairpin-helix domain-containing protein, which produces MAFLTKTEKYVIFFLVAGALFGIGYSYYKQFFGPLWIDAKKDTFRRRPAVRKDLDRILEKSKSVNINTASYEELMRLDGIGPVLGNRIIEYRNEHGDFSYKEEIKDVSGMGDKKFEAIKDYLEVE; this is translated from the coding sequence ATGGCCTTCTTAACAAAAACAGAAAAATACGTAATATTTTTTTTAGTAGCCGGCGCTCTGTTTGGCATCGGCTATTCTTATTATAAGCAATTTTTCGGCCCACTCTGGATAGACGCCAAAAAGGATACCTTTCGCCGCAGGCCGGCTGTAAGAAAAGATCTGGACCGTATTCTTGAAAAGTCCAAATCAGTCAATATAAATACTGCTTCATACGAAGAACTTATGCGTTTAGACGGCATAGGGCCTGTCCTTGGGAACCGCATCATAGAGTATCGCAATGAACACGGTGATTTTTCCTACAAAGAAGAAATAAAAGATGTTTCCGGTATGGGCGATAAGAAATTTGAAGCTATCAAGGATTATCTAGAGGTAGAATGA